AGGTCTTGGCCATCCCCATGCCTAAGTTGCAACATCGAAGACTTATCACCACCCTCATTATTCCTCTTATGAATtctgaaaacaataataataagaacaaCACATTATCAGAACAGAATTTCAAGAATGAGATCTAGAATGCATTGGCACTTTGATTCTACTGGAACAAATGGCTTTGGTGTTGGtgttcatttttaaaatgtCCCTCAAaaagatttcaaatttcaacatACATCAGCATAACAGCTGCATATTATTACAAATGATGTCCTGTTATGCAGCTGCATACTTCAAATCCTGTGTTCacatcttttcttctttggacAAACCAAAACAACTAAGATTGTAATAAACATTTTCAGTAGAGTGCAAGGCAGGATATAATTGGGAGACAATGCTAATATATCTAATAATAATCgctttaaatataatttaaaacgATACTCACTCTTCACATTCTTCATCGACAAAAACCTCAATACTACTGGCAGTTATTCCTCCTGTTATAGACCCAGGTTTCTGAGGAACCTAAAAGAAGCAGGAATTAGAGTTACTTAGATGCTATAAGAATGATGCAAGGAAGAAAAAGTATAAGGTTTGAAGGGAAGAGTGGGAAGAAGCTGAATGGTAAACCTTGTATGTTGTCCACTTGGTAGGGATTgcattattttctttatttctctctGCTCGAGCTCCAAGAGTGCGCCAAGAATTCAAGTCTGTCTTTGATGCATCTGGCTGACGATCCACATTGTTTATATCTTTGAAAATAGTGAGTGGAGTTGCATGAGCCCTATAACATGGAACCAGAGCAAAAAATTTAgaatggaaaaatgaaaatgtataGTTTACACTTGCTAAAGTACCATCAATCATATCTAGAATGTCTTATTGACATATTGAATGAAATCATCCGATCCAACTTTAAGGAGGAGAAACATCAATGGACTAGTCTATATTAATGGCATCAAACATGCTCATGATAAGAAAGACAAACAAAATGAATACCTAAAGAACTTATGTCTGAAACTTGCATTGATTGAAACTTCCCCCTTTCAAAGCTGGAAGGTGAGCTTCAACCCAAGTAAAGGGTAAGTTTAATGCATTTTGTTTCAGAAAGAACACGTGAGCTGCCAACCAATTAATATGAGCATCAAAACTCTAAGACAAAATTGTGCTCCAGTTTGGAAATGTAATCATGTTGGAAGGGGCGTTTTGGAAAGAGAAGCAATGGGGAGATATGGAAAACTATTACTttagaaagaaaggaaagctCATTGTTTTGAGGGGAAGGAGCAAAATTTGGTGAGTAGAAGAAGTTCTTCTCTTTGAATATTCTAGATGATTGGACTTTGAGTTCTCATATTTTTTCTACTATGCACTTTCTAGCATTCCCAGATACTTCGAGCTGTTGTTAATTGTTTTTGTACTtctattttcttccttttcactTATTTTGTTTGGGGTTTCCTTTGTAAACTTCCGGTGTACGGCTGCGTCCCAATTActtatcaacaaataaaaaaggctCTAAACAGACTAAACAAGAAATTTTGACTACCAGAAGTTAACATTACAACAAACTTTGAATGAAAGGCCCATTTCTGCAATGGTTTGGGGATCCTAAAGAAACTTTCATcattaaatttaaagaaaaagctTTGAGGTTTCTGTCTagaaaaattaagtaaataaattaCTCCATATTGCTCACCTAACATTTTTCTTGACAAGATCAGAGTTCTCAGTGGTCTGCATTCCTGTAAcattagagagagttttaaaatgcatatatttttataagtagAATGCAGAAATTCAAGAAGGCCAATCAGAACAATGGATCTTACGATTTTCTCCTCTGGAGAGGACAGTTCCAAAACTCCGTCCTGGTAACCGCTTCTCCACTGTATCTTCCTAAAAATGGGGATAAATGGAACAATGAAtggtttataaaaaataaaaaataaaaaagtgatattaaagtTCTTAACGAAAAGTTGCAAGCATACATCTGTTGGTTTTGGTCTTCTCATTGAGCGAGCAAAATACTTCCTATAAGAATCCTTCAATTTTTCGAGTGGTTGAGCATTCCTATTTAATGGAAAAATTAATCAGAGATGTATTTCTGCAATGcatgaaaaaataagaaagagagagagaatataaaaCTGAACTAAGGctcaaagaaagaaattgagaaatcaGAATCAGCATAAAATTATGGGCAGAACATATGTAAACAACTTATAAGTGACAAATAAGGCTACTCAGTATGCACATACTACAGATTCCATTTGTATTATAGGTTAATACATGTGTAGAACAATCTTCAAGAATCGCATTACCAATGTTGCATTTAAAACAcaaactctaaaaaaatgaGGTACTAAAACAAACATGAGAGAGAGGAAGAGCacatattttctcaaaattagATCTTTTAGCAGGATGCAGGAAATATTACAAACCACATTCCCAATAATGTAAACATTGTTTTGTCCCTTAATGAAGACCTTACCTAAACCATAAAGCCTTAACCAAATAACAACTAGAAACTTAACACCACACTACAATATTTTCGAATACCAATGAAACAACACTACAAACTGTGCAAACATTAAAAACTAACTCTGAAAAGAACATGCATTAAGAGATCTCAAATGAGCAAAATCTTTTAATTCATTCCAAAATCAAAGAGTTCTCATCAACCAAAGCTGACAGGTTACAGTTACAGCCACgttttcttgttctttgaatacttcttcttcaattaaaaacataaattacatTTCATATATGAATACAATTTTCAAGTTCCATTTACTGGTAgattacaaccaaaaaaaaaaaacagcagaATACATAataaaacattacaacaaaTCTTACCTAGATATGCCAAGATTATAAATTTCGTTGGCGAGTTTCATCTTATTCTTGGATTCTAAGTGTGAAGCATAGGATATATAGTACACAGCATGAGTCTTCCCAATTTCATTTGCCTCTAGAAAACTGTATATGATTTCTGCATCACCACAATTTTCAGCCTGCAATAGCATTTCATTTTCAAACATCAATCCAAATAGGCAACAGTTGTGATGACACATGCATTATATTAAAAGAGAacaaatagaaacaaaattttagaaagtaaaaaaaactcACATATTCCAACCACACTTTCAGATAGCGTAAATCATCCTTATATCGGTCTGAATGCCAAAAAGTGCGCACACATTGTTCATATATCACAACCAACCCGGAGTAGTCTCCTCCCATTGGAAATGCTTCTTGAACCCACTTAATACACCTTGCAAAAGAAGCAAAGATACCATTAATCAGTTTGGGCATGTGTGACAACATTTGAAAAGCCGTTTGCTCaaataaattctttacaaaaaaagaaacgaaTATAGAgcatttttagaaataaaaaccCACAAGTTCAGGAGAAAAAAGTCATGGATAAATtgtacaaaaaacaaaaacccagtaTCATGCAGGAATCAAAATGAAAAGggcaaaacttaagtacagttTCTTAGTTGTTGTAACTTAAGTTCTTCGATTAAATTTAACCATGTTTATCAATGAAGGCATTAAATCTAATTCTCTTCCTCCAAAGACAATTAGATTCAACTATGTGACTCATTGGCTAATGCAGtcacatgattgaatttaatcGGAAACTTAAGTTACAGCACCTAAGAATTTGTGGTAAATTTTGCCCATGTGGAAAAAAGCTAACTTATAAAAAAGcttattatattttctcaaatctTAAGTCTCAACCTTAATTgtaacaaaatacaaaatttgggACAAACCCTTGCCCTTAGTTAGGTAGGTTGTGAGAGAACAAAGATGAAATATTAaggaataaaaacaaaaatcataccTCTTACGGTTATGGGCTTTCAGATATGACACAAATTTCTTCGAATGAATTGATAAAATCAAGCAAGAAAATCAGGAAACAAAAATGGAAGAGTTGAGAGTACTCACTCGAGCCATGGGTGTAGAGGATCATCTCCTTGATACTCATCGATTGCCTCAATCAACCTCCTAAAACCCCACATCAAGAAATTAATCACACACAAAATTTATCAAAGAATATACCAAAGAAAAATAGTCCAaagattgaaagaaagaaagaaaatgaaacctTCGGTTCTCAAGCAGAGATTTCTTGAGTTGATTGTCGTTGTGGGATTTCAGAGCTTCGTTTAAGAGGTGAACCTTTCTGCCTCTCTTCAAGGGCCTCACGTTTTCTTTGAAAAGTTCCCACTCATTCCCAGTCTGTCTCTTTGAGAGAAGAAACTCCGTCTCTGGGTCCAACCTCTCAATCTGAATCTTACCCTCCTCCATCGCTGCCTGCTGCTAttactctttcttcttcttcttcttgat
This genomic stretch from Castanea sativa cultivar Marrone di Chiusa Pesio chromosome 1, ASM4071231v1 harbors:
- the LOC142608326 gene encoding mitotic spindle checkpoint protein BUBR1 isoform X1, giving the protein MEEGKIQIERLDPETEFLLSKRQTGNEWELFKENVRPLKRGRKVHLLNEALKSHNDNQLKKSLLENRRRLIEAIDEYQGDDPLHPWLECIKWVQEAFPMGGDYSGLVVIYEQCVRTFWHSDRYKDDLRYLKVWLEYAENCGDAEIIYSFLEANEIGKTHAVYYISYASHLESKNKMKLANEIYNLGISRNAQPLEKLKDSYRKYFARSMRRPKPTDEDTVEKRLPGRSFGTVLSRGENRMQTTENSDLVKKNVRAHATPLTIFKDINNVDRQPDASKTDLNSWRTLGARAERNKENNAIPTKWTTYKVPQKPGSITGGITASSIEVFVDEECEEIHKRNNEGGDKSSMLQLRHGDGQDLKKETELLRENPLRNFPPNSLPR
- the LOC142608326 gene encoding mitotic spindle checkpoint protein BUBR1 isoform X2, with translation MEEGKIQIERLDPETEFLLSKRQTGNEWELFKENVRPLKRGRKVHLLNEALKSHNDNQLKKSLLENRRRLIEAIDEYQGDDPLHPWLECIKWVQEAFPMGGDYSGLVVIYEQCVRTFWHSDRYKDDLRYLKVWLEYAENCGDAEIIYSFLEANEIGKTHAVYYISYASHLESKNKMKLANEIYNLGISRNAQPLEKLKDSYRKYFARSMRRPKPTDEDTVEKRLPGRSFGTVLSRGENRMQTTENSDLVKKNVRAHATPLTIFKDINNVDRQPDASKTDLNSWRTLGARAERNKENNAIPTKWTTYKKPGSITGGITASSIEVFVDEECEEIHKRNNEGGDKSSMLQLRHGDGQDLKKETELLRENPLRNFPPNSLPR